TCTAATGCACTTGCAATGTACTGAGCTGGATCATCAGACCAGACCACTACATCAATACGTTCACCGTTTAACTCTTGTTGTACTGCTTGAATACGCGTACCACGCATACCAATACAAGCACCTACAGGGTCAATACGATGGTCATTTGTTTTCACTGCGATTTTAGCACGAACGCCTGGTTGACGTGCCGCTGCTTTAATTTCAATAATTTCTTCAGAAATCTCAGGAATTTCTTTTTTCATTAAAGCAATTAACATTTCAGGCTTAGCGCGTGATAACAACAACTGAGCGCCACGACCTTCACGGTTCACATTGTATAAAATAGCGTTCATACGTTGTTTCGGACGAAGAATTTCTTTAGGAATCATTTCTTCGCGCGCAAGATAAGCTTCAGCATTGTCGCCTAAATCGATAATAAAGCCGTCTTTGGTTTGTTTTTTCACTTCACCGTAAATTAACTCACCAACTTTAGACTCGTATGCATCAGCAACTAAAGCACGCTCAGCTTCACGAATTTTTTGTACGATAACTTGTTTTGCAATTTGTGCAGCGATACGACCAAACTCAATAGATTCTACTTCGAGTTCACGAACATCACCAATTGACCATTTAGATGGATCAAGGTCAGAAATCGCATCTTGGCAAGCTGGCATTTCATGATCTTCATCTGCCACAACAGTCCATTGACGGAATGTGCTGTAATCACCAGTTTTACGATCAATTTCTACACGAAGCTGAGCTTCTTCAGCATGCGTACCTTCGTAAAATCTTTTCTTCGTTGCAGCAACTAGAGCTTGTTCTAAAGCCTCGAAGATCGCTTCACGACTAACACCTTTTTCATTACTAACCGTTTCAACAACGGTAAGAATTTCGCGGCCCATAAGTCACCTACCGATTTCTTATAAAATTTAATAAATTTAATCTTGATAGATCAAGTTTGCTTTATCGATATTGTTGCTGTCGATCTCAAGCACGTGCTTCCCATCAACTTCAACCTGAATTTCTTCATTTTCAAGGTCTACTGCAATAAGCTTTGCTTGAAATTTACGACGGTTTTCTACTGCTGCAATCAAACGCAAAGCAATTTGTTGTCCGATGTAGCCTTGTAACTGTTCTAGTTGAAAAAATGGACGATCCCAACCTGGTGAAGAAACTTCTAATGAATACTCACCTGAAATTGGATCATGGACATCCAGCATTGCGCCAACTTGTTGTGTTACACGCACACAATCTTGTACACCAATACCACGGCCTAGTTCTACTTCACCATCTTCATTAAGTACTGGCTCAGCATCTTCTTCACTTACCGCTTTGTCGATATAAATACGCAATAATGAACGTTTACCTTGTGGGAGAAACTCGATTCCCCAAAGGTCGACACCACATGCTTGTACTGCAGGAACAATTAAGTCATGCAATGCTTGGGATTTATTTGATAATTTCATTTACTCTCGTCATTCTCGTGCGATTCAATCGGTTGTTTTAACCGACACAGACCTACTATAGTGAAGCATGACTATTTGACCAATTGATGTCGAAACTACACGATAGCGATACGATAACCAATAAAAAAGGGCGTTAATCGCCCCTATGTAGCACAGAAAACAATAGTCCACTGTGCAAAAAGGCCCACTTGTCTGTGAGCCTCTTTTAAGAAACTTGGTAGCGGGAGCTGGATTTGAACCAACGACCTTCGGGTTATGAGCCCGACGAGCTACCAGACTGCTCCATCCCGCATCAAACGTGCAAAAATTATATACAAATATCAAATAAAGTCAATGTAAACTTTCTAGATACTGTCTGATTAAGTTGCACCTTAATCAATTTGGTAGCGGGAGCTGGATTTGAACCAACGACCTTCGGGTTATGAGCCCGACGAGCTACCAGACTGCTCCATCCCGCATCAAAAAACTGCTTGCACTCAACTTTCTGGTTCAAAGTTGGTGCGGAAGGGGGGACTTGAACCCCCACGCCCGAAGGCACTACCACCTCAAGGTAGCGTGTCTACCAATTCCACCACCACCGCAGCTTGTGGGACGCATTCTAGTCCTTCCAATTATAAAAGGAAAGCCCTATTTCAAATTATTGACCCGTTTTTGGTGCATTTGGTGAAGTTTCAGGCGATGTTGTTTGAATTGGTGCTGTTGTTTGTACAGATTTCAAACTATATGCCTCAGTCGTCTGTTTTTTCGCAAAAACAGCCAAGGTTAAACTCGTCACAAAAAACAATGCCGTTAAAATAGCAGTAAGGCGAGTAAGGAAATTAGCTGAACCCGATGCGCCAAATACGGTTGCTGCTCCGCCGCCACCGAAAGAAGCACCAGCATCCGCACCTTTACCGTGTTGGACTAGAATCAAGCCAATCATCAGTACCGCTAAAATAATATGTACGATCAGTACAAAAGAGTGCATACCCTATCCTCGTTATTTACTTTGTGCAAAGGCATGTACGATTTGATAAAAAGATGCTGCATTTAACGAAGCACCTCCAACCAACGCGCCATTAATATCTGGACATGCTGCCAACTCGACTGCATTCTCAGCTTTTACACTACCGCCATATAAAATCGCAATGTCTGGACCCGCAGAAGTAATCTGACTTAAACCTTCACGGATTTTAGCATGCATTGCCTGTGCATCTTGTGGTGAAGCAGTTTTACCTGTACCAATTGCCCAGATTGGCTCATAAGCAATTACAATTTGCTTTTGCCATTGCTCTGCACTCACTACAGGAGCTATATCACAGATTTGTTGCAATACAACCTGCTCTGCCAAATCTTGTTCACGTTGTTCGAGACTTTCACCCACACAATAAATGACAGTTAAGCCTGCATTTAAAGAATTTTGGAGTTTTGCCTTCAAAATTTCAACGTTATCACCTAACAAATCACGGCGTTCAGAGTGACCCACCAATACAAAATTAATTTGGCTATCTTTTAATAATTCTGCACTGACTTCACCAGTATAGGCGCCTGTACCTGCTACACGCGATACATCTTGTGCAACTGTATATACTGTTTTTGCAGCATCTTGCAATTGTGTTTGTACCATTGCAAGTGCAATAGAAACCGGAGCAACTCCGACATGGCAGCTTTCATCTGCAATTTCGTTTTGTTGCAATAGTTGTTTAAATTCTTCTATAAGTTGTTTGGCATTGGCACGCATTGGGTTCATTTTCCAGTTGCCAACTACCCAAGGCGTAATCGTCGAACCCGACATACGGCTCACCTTTCATCAAAAATGCAGCACATTCTACACGCATTTCTACAAATTTCAGATACTTTTCTTTAACGGCTTTGCTCATATCTTTTCTACTATTTGAAAACAGTAATAAAACTTTATTAAGACTAAAGCTCCGCATTTTAAAAATTAATGAATAAAAACTTCGACTGGTTCAAGCTTTAATATACGGATCAAGACGAGAGCATCATTTTCTCAGGTAGTAATTTTAGATAACAAAAGTATAATTTTTTATATACCAATTATAAACATATGAGCACAGGTAGGCAGATGTCAGTCATACATACATCTCCAAAATTTTCGGGGTTTTTTCGACGATTAATCGAAGAAAAACATGTGTCGGCAGCGACCATGCAAGCAGCATTAGATGCAGCAAAAAGAGCTAAACAGGATACTGTTGCGTACCTGATTGAAGAGGTTAATCTCTCCCCTTCTTTATTAGCTGAGACAATTTCTATTGAATTTGCTGAACCATATTTTGATCTGGACGTTTACGATACCAGCCAGATTCCTAAAGATTTGGTCGATCAGAAACTGATTTTAAAACATCGGATCTTGCCTCTCGTACAAAGAGGACAGATTTTATATGTTGCAACCAGTAATCCCAGCAATATTGATGCTATTGATGCTATTCGCTTTAACAGCAAGCTTATGGTTGAGCCTGTTATTGTCGAGCACCATAAACTCGAAAAAATTCTGGTACAGCAATTTACTGAAGAAAGTAATTTCGAGTTTAGTGATGAAGAATTTGATCTAGATGTAGATCTTGATACCTCAGCTGCTCCAGAAGAGGATGAGGATACTCCACAAGGCGATGAAGCACCTATTGTTAAATATATTAACAAATTATTAATTGATGCGATTCGTATGGGGGCTTCTGATTTACATTTCGAACCTTATGAAAAATCGTATCGGGTCCGTTATCGGGTCGATGGCGTTTTGCGTCAAATTGCAAATCCGCCTTTGCAGCTGGCCAATCGTTTGGCTTCACGCTTAAAAGTGATGTCTCAAATGGACATTTCTGAAAAGCGTGTCCCTCAAGATGGTCGTATCAAGCTCAAGCTATCAAAATCTAAAGCAATTGATTTTCGTGTGAACTCTCTTCCGACCTTATTTGGTGAAAAGCTAGTTCTACGTATTCTCGATCCATCGAGTGCTATGCTGGGAATTGATGCTCTAGGATATGAAGAAGAGCAAAAAGCGCTCTTTATGGAAGCATTAGATAAGCCACAAGGTATGCTTTTAATCACTGGTCCGACAGGTTCTGGTAAGACTGTATCTTTATATACAGGCCTCAATATCTTAAATACTGAAAGTTCTAATATTTCTACTGCCGAAGATCCAGTCGAAATTAACCTTGAAGGCATTAATCAGGTTAACGTGAACCCTAAGGTAGGTCTGACTTTTTCAGCTGCACTTAAGTCATTTTTACGTCAGGACCCTGACATTATTATGGTCGGTGAGATTCGTGATTTAGAAACAGCTGAAATCGCGATTAAAGCGGCTCAGACAGGTCATATGGTGATGTCCACGCTACATACCAACAGTGCGCCTGAAACACTGACTCGTCTACGCAATATGGGAGTTCCATCTTTCAATATTGCGACATCGGTCAATCTGGTCATTGCTCAGCGTTTGGCACGTCGACTATGTTCTCAATGTAAAGTACCTACTGACATTCCTAAACAAAGCCTATTGGAAATGGGTTTTACCGAACAAGATCTGACACATCCCGATTTTCAAGTTTTTCAACCCGTCGGTTGTCCAGAATGTCGTGAGGGTTACAAAGGTCGAGTTGGTATTTATGAAGTAATGAAAGTCACACCTGAGATTTCCAAGATTATTATGGAAGATGGCAATGCTTTAGAAATCGCTGCCGCTTCTGAAAAACTGGGGTTTAATAATCTACGTCGCTCAGGTTTAAAGAAAGTTATGCAAGGTGTTACTTCTTTACAAGAAGTCAATCGCGTAACCAGTGAATAAAAGACAATTTAAAATAAGGATAATGTCATGACTGTCAAAAAGGCACAATTGATGCCGACTTTTGCTTATGATGGGGTTGACCGTAAAGGCGTAAAAATTAAGGGGGAACTTTCGGCTAAAAATATGGCTTTAGCCAAAGTCACCCTACGCAAGCAAGGTGTAACTGTTCGTAATATTCGGGAAAAGCGTAAAAATATTCTTGAAGGTTTATTTAAGAAAAAAGTATCAACGCTCGATATCACGATTTTCACGCGACAACTTGCAACTATGATGAAAGCTGGTGTCCCACTGGTACAAGGTTTTGAAATTGTGGCAGAAGGTCTAGAAAACCCAGCTATGCGCGAGGTGGTACTCGGTATTAAAGGTGAAGTTGAAGGTGGTAGTACTTTTGCTTCAGCTCTAAGAAAGTATCCTCAGCACTTCGATAAACTGTTTTGCTCGCTTGTAGAATCTGGCGAACAGTCTGGTGCGCTTGAAACCATGCTGGACCGCGTGGCAATTTACAAAGAAAAAAGTGAATTGCTTAAGCAGAAAATTAAGAAAGCTATGAAATATCCAGCAACGGTTATTGTGGTTGCGGTGGTTGTTACCATTATTTTGATGGTTAAAGTAGTTCCCGTCTTCCAAGATCTGTTTTCTTCCTTTGGCGCAGATCTTCCTGCTTTTACACAAATGGTCGTAAATATGTCGAAATGGATGCAGGAATACTGGTTCATTCTGATTATTGTGATCGGTGCAATCATTGCAGCATTTCTGGAAGCTAAAAAGCGCAGTAAAAAATTCCGTGATAGTTTAGACAAACTTGCCCTGAAACTACCGATCTTTGGTGATCTGGTTTATAAGGCGATTATTGCGCGTTACAGCCGTACTTTAGCAACAACTTTTGCAGCTGGTGTTCCTCTCATTGATGCGCTTGAATCAACGGCTGGTGCAACCAATAATATTATTTACGAACAAGCTGTCATGAAAATTCGTGAAGATGTAGCTACAGGTCAACAACTCCAATTTGCGATGCGCGTTTCAAATCGTTTTCCATCTATGGCTATACAAATGGTCGCAATTGGTGAAGAATCTGGTGCACTAGACAGCATGCTCGATAAAGTTGCAACCTACTATGAAAATGAAGTTGATAATGCCGTTGATGGCTTAACTTCAATGATGGAACCTTTAATTATGGCAATTTTAGGGGTACTTGTAGGCGGTCTGGTTGTTGCTATGTATCTTCCAATTTTCCAAATGGGCTCAGTTGTATAATGCAAGAAATTATTGCTTATTTTATTCAAAACTTAACTGCACTTTATATTGCAGTTGCATTATTGAGCCTATGTATTGGTAGCTTTCTGAATGTGGTGATTTATCGCACCCCCAAAATGATGGAACAAGATTGGCAGCAAGAATGTCAAATACTACTCAATCCTGAACAACCAATCATTGATCATGAAAAACTGACATTAAGTAAGCCTGCTTCATCATGTCCAGAGTGCCATCAGCCCATCCGTTGGTATCAAAATATCCCAGTCATCAGTTGGTTAGTTTTAAAAGGTAAATGTGGTCATTGCCAGCATCCTATTAGCATTCGCTACCCAGCAGTTGAACTATTAACAATGGTATGTTCACTGGTTGTGGTCATGATGTTTGGTCCAACCATTCAAATGCTTTTGGGGCTAGTCCTGACTTGGGTCCTGATTACTCTCACCTTTATAGACTTTGATACTCAGCTGCTACCCGACCGTTTTACCCTACCTTTGGCTGCGCTTGGTCTAGGCATTAACACCTTTAATATTTACACCTCACCTAACTCAGCCATTTGGGGTTACCTGATTGGTTTTTTATGTCTTTGGATTGTGTATTACTTATTTAAAGTGATTACAGGCAAAGAAGGCATGGGCTACGGTGACTTTAAATTACTTGCCGCATTAGGTGCGTGGATGGGGCCATTGATGCTGCCATTAATTGTGTTATTGTCATCTTTACTAGGTGCAATTATTGGCATCATTTTATTAAAATTACGCAATGACAATCAGCCCTTTGCCTTTGGGCCCTACATTGCCATTGCAGGTTGGGTTGCCTTTCTATGGGGTGATCAGATTATGAAAATCTATTTGGGAGGTTAAGATGGCTTTTATTCTGGGAGTCACAGGTGGTATTGGCAGTGGAAAATCTGCTGCAACACAATGGTTTGAATCCCAAGGAATACAAGTCGTCGATGCCGACATCGTTGCTCGCGAAGTGGTTGAGAAAGGCCAACCTGCCCTGCAAAAAATCCAACAAACTTTTGGAGACTGGGTACTTCAATCCGATGGTAATCTCGATCGTCGTGCCCTACGCGAACATATTTTTCAAAATCCTGAAGCAAGACAAACACTCGAAAAAATCACGCATCCAGCTATTCGCCAATCTATTATTCAGCAGTTGCAAAACCCAAAAAGTCCTTATGTGATTTTAGTTTCACCCCTACTTTTTGAAACCAACCAGCATGAATTGGTGAACCACACCTTATTAGTTGATGCGAGTGAACAAACTCAAATTCAGCGTGCAAGCCAACGTGATGGGCAAAACCAAGAACAAATTCAGAAAATTATTGCAGCACAAATGCCACGCGAACGTAAACGCGAACTTGCCAATGACATTGTGTTTAATGATGGATTACTCGAACATTTACATCAACAATTAGAGCCGCTACATCAAAGTTATTTAAAGCGTACAAACTAATTTGATTTATTTTGCTGCTTAATTTGTTGTGCCAAGCTATCTGGTCGGAACCATCGCCAAGGTTGTAAGGCGCCGATTCCCATTCCGACCAAGCCCACAACAATAGATGGGCTTAATGCTTCACCGAGTAAAGGTACAGCTAAAATAGCAGCAATAAACGGCGCCAAAGTTACAATACTTCCTGTTTTAAAAGCGCCAAGTCGCTGAATCGCTGCCACATAAGTCAGAGTTGCAATAATAACCACAAATACACCATGGAAAATGCCCTGTATCGCTAAATGGACAGGACTAACTTCCATAAAATGCTTTGGTAAAAATAGAGCATAGATGGGCAAGTAAATAATTGCAGACCAAATCGCAACACTTGCCGTAGAGTGCCATGCAGAAAGTTTCCACTGTTTAAGTAATACAGTGAAAATCCCCCACCAAATCGCACTAATAAAAAGAAGCAAATCACCCACGCCAAAAGCAGAAGCATTACCTTGCAACATCACAACACTCATAAGAGCCAAGGCAGTAATCATAATTACCAGACTTACCCATGTATGCTTATCAAACGGCTGCCTAAATAAAAAGTATGCTGCAAACGCAGTACAAATTGGGATACAACCATTTAAGAAAATTGCAGCATGGGCAGCGGGAGCATAGAGAAAAGCGGTATAGACGGTGAGGCAATAAATAACCCCGCCAATCAAGGCCAAAATAACAGCATGCTTACTCCATAAAAAAGCGAGATCTTTTTTATAGATTAAAATGGGCATTAAAATTAGGAAGGCTATAGCGAAACGCAATGCGGCTATGTCCCAAGCACTGATATGCCACTGTGCATTTAAACGGGCAAAAAGCGTAAACCCGCCCCAAATGCACATGGTCACCAATACAAAGAAATAACCTTGCTTACGGGGAGACATATCAAGATGACTTAAAAACTAAAAAGGCAGCGAGATTATACCTCAGAACGCTGACGGCAAGCCTCATAAAGTGCCATACCTGTCGCTACGCTGACATTTAGACTTTGTAGATTACCTGACATCGGAATATAAACTTTATGATCACACTGCGCCTGTGTAATAGGACGCAAACCAGTGTCTTCAGCTCCCATTACAATCACAACGGCGCCAGAGAAATCACACTTTTGAAGTGGCAACGCACTTTCATCAAGCATAGTACCAATTACACGTACATGAGTTGTTTCTTTAAGATGAGCCAATGTACGAGCTAAATTAGTGACTTGAATAAATTTAACTTTCTCAGCTCCACCTGCTGCAACTTTACGAGCAGTTGGTGTCAAACTAGCCGAACGATCACGAGGCACAATAACAGCTTGCACGCCCATCGCAGCGGCGGTACGAATGCAGGCCCCTAAGTTATGCGGGTCTGTCACCTGATCCAATGCCAACAACAAAGCATCTGGAGTTTCTCTTAAAATTTGATCAAGATCTTGCTCATTCAAGACAGGATGTGGACGTACTGCAGCAACTACACCTTGATGAAATGGAAGACCTGCGAGTTTCTCAAGACTATCGCGGCTTGCTTTTTGTACACTAATTCCAAAAGGCTCTGCCAATTGCAAAATCTTTTGCAAACGCTGATCATCCCGTCCTTTTAAAGTAAACAGGGTTAGCACACGCTCCGGCTCAAGTTCTAACAATGACTCCACTGAATGAACGCCATAATAATATTCCTGTTTTGCCATGCATGACCTCTAACAACGTTTGAGCAAAAAAATAAAAATCCTGCAAAGCCAACTTCACAGGATTTCTTTGGGCATAGTGTACCCGATTTGAACAGGAATTTCTTAGCCTTCTAAATGGCATACATAATCGAGTACTTCGTCAGTTTCGATTTTAAAAAGACTGTTGCCCGGTACATAAAATGATTGGCCTGCACGGAACAATTCACTTTCAGTGCTGTCTGCAATTGTTACGCGACATTCGCCTGAAATAATTTCCATACGCTCAGGAACATGTGTTTCAAAAGTTAAAGCTTGCTCAGTCGGCAAAATAACACCTAATGTTTTTTTAGTTCCATCTTCAAATTGCACGGTATGGCTGATACATGCTCCACCAAAATAAACGTTTGATTTTTTGATGACCGTTACATGATCAAATTGGGTTGAACTCATGCAGATTCTCCAGATAATGCCGTATTTATATAAATTATGATGAATGTAGTTTAATTGTGCCTAAATAACTAATCAATCAGTTTTCATACGGATAGACTTGTAATTTCCACTGCTGTGCCTGAATTTTTTTGGCAAAAGCATAAGGTAAGTTAATCTCAATATTTCGACTATTCGACACAATTGCATCGTATCTGCAAACTTCGACCTGATTTTCATCTAGGAGTATCCAACACACTTTTTGCGCCGTTGGATGGACAACTGCTGTAGCAATTACCGGTGAACCGTCATTCATTCCTACATGAAAATTTTCACTGTCATTTTGCATTAACGCCAGATCATAAGCTGGAAAATCGATAGCATCTGAATCGAATTGCTGACTATCGTGTATAAGCACACTTTGTTTTAAAGTCGGCCAAATACAGTAGCGCAAATAATGCTGATCCATCACCCGATTATCCAGATAACGTCCGGTGGCAACATAATCTCTGATATGTGCTTCAATATTATGAAAAATCCCTGTACACCCGCCCCACATTCCAGCCAAAATTAACTCAGTATGAGAATAATTATCGCGCATTAAATGAAACCATTTATCACTCTTCAGCCATACATCTACAGCCGCCTTTTCGCGGTGCGACACAATAGAGTCGGCATCACGTATTAGAAAACGCTTAATTGTAGGATCATCCATCACAAAAAAACGCCAAAACAGTCCAGATAGTTGTTTTTGAGAATCTGTAACTTGGATGACTTGCGCGCCCTTTGCTTTTAACCGCTGTTGTACCAGTACTGGCACCGTATCATCAACATAAAATCGACACGTCCATTCTGGATAAATCTGTTTGGCTAGCTGAGTATTTAAAATAGAGGTTTCACAATAGCGAGGATTTGCCCCGAATAATGAGAAGGCAATAATATTTTCTTCAGGGTTTGTACTAAATGCTGGCGGTACATGATCTGGAATCGATAAAACAGGTTCGCTCTTCGCTAGCTCTTTTTTTGTTGTAATGGCTAAGCGTCCAAATTTGATTGTTTCTTCTTTTTTATTTAAATGATGACAAACCTCTGTGAGTCCATCATATAAGTTTGTATTTACATTAGTTCCACTGGCCTGAATCGCTTGTAAATAATGTTGATAGGCCTCGTTATAACGGCCTAAGCGTAATTCGGTATAAGCCAAGTCAGATAAAGCTCCCGGATGCTTAGGAACTAAGCTAACAGCTTGTTTAACATGTTGATAAGCTTTGGCATAATCACCTTGTGCAGCTGCTTGTTTAAATGCATTAAAATGTTGGCTTAAAATTTTATTCATTTCCGCAGGATTGTTTTTTTTATGACGATTGACCATCCCTATGGGTGGTTTCGGTAAGCTGAATGTTTTTTTCATTGTAAATATCCGCAATCTTGCTGTTCTATAATTTCAGTTAGAATAATAGATCACTTGTAGCAAATTCAAAACTTCTCTATCTTTAACCCATAATTTGGCGCGTTGGATGCGTTTATGCTCACACATTTAACTTTAATTAATTTTGCATTAGCTGATCATTTAGCTATTGATATAGAACAGGGATTTAATGTTCTAACAGGCGAAACAGGTGCCGGAAAATCATTATTACTGGATGCACTCTCTGCCTGCCTCGGGGAACGTACAGATACAAATTATGTCCGTTATGGTTCGGACAAAGCGGATATTACCGCGGTTTTCACTTATCAGAATAATAGTCCTGAAGCAAAATGGCTCCAAGACCACGAGCTAGATGATGATTCTGGGGAAATTCATTTACGTCGTGTTATTTTTGCAACTGGCCGTAGTAAGGCATGGGTTAATGGGCGCCCGAGCAGTCTATCTGAACTTAAAGAGTTAGGGCGTTTGCTAGTTCAACT
This genomic stretch from Acinetobacter oleivorans DR1 harbors:
- a CDS encoding tetratricopeptide repeat protein yields the protein MKKTFSLPKPPIGMVNRHKKNNPAEMNKILSQHFNAFKQAAAQGDYAKAYQHVKQAVSLVPKHPGALSDLAYTELRLGRYNEAYQHYLQAIQASGTNVNTNLYDGLTEVCHHLNKKEETIKFGRLAITTKKELAKSEPVLSIPDHVPPAFSTNPEENIIAFSLFGANPRYCETSILNTQLAKQIYPEWTCRFYVDDTVPVLVQQRLKAKGAQVIQVTDSQKQLSGLFWRFFVMDDPTIKRFLIRDADSIVSHREKAAVDVWLKSDKWFHLMRDNYSHTELILAGMWGGCTGIFHNIEAHIRDYVATGRYLDNRVMDQHYLRYCIWPTLKQSVLIHDSQQFDSDAIDFPAYDLALMQNDSENFHVGMNDGSPVIATAVVHPTAQKVCWILLDENQVEVCRYDAIVSNSRNIEINLPYAFAKKIQAQQWKLQVYPYEN